The Kocuria turfanensis genome contains the following window.
ACCCGGCGTCCTGTCGCCACGACGGCGAGGGCACGTGTCGTGGGGATGCCCAGGGCGTGCATGGCCTCGCTGACGACGTACTCGCGCAGCATCGGGCCGAGCGCGGCGAGGCCGTCGCCGCCGCGCGCGAACGGCGTGCGGCCGGAGCCCTTCAGGTGGAGGTCGCGCAGGCGGCCCCCGGCGTCGGCGATCTCGCCCAGCAGCAGGGCGCGGCCGTCGCCCAGGCGCGGGTTGAAGGAGCCGAACTGGTGCCCGGAGTAGGCCTGCGCCACCGGGGTGGCGCCGCCGGGAACGGCGTTGCCGACCAGCAGCCGCACGCCGGCCGGGCTCTCCAGCGCGGCGGGATCGAAGCCGAGCTCGACGGCGAGGGGTTCGTTGAGCACGAGCAGCTGGGGTTCGGGCACCTCCTCGGCACGCCAGGGCACGGCCAGCTCGCCGAGCTCACGGGCGAAGCGCCCCTCGAAGGTGACGGTCGACAGCGGTGTTATAGTCACCTTGTCAACGATACAGGGACCGGCGGACAGCGGGACCCGCGGCCCTGCCCGCGGTCGCACGGGACGGTCGCGCAGGACGGTCACCCGGGCAGTGGCCTCGGGGCCCCCCGGCCCCGACGCCACCTCCGGCCCGAGCAGGTCGCCCTGGAGCACGCCGCCCCCGAGGCCCCCCCGGCCTCCGGCGATGTCCAGGCCCGCGATCCGAGCCGCATCCCACCATACTGGTCAGTACCCTTAGTTGCATCTTCGACGCGGAGGCGGAATCGTGATAGTGACGCGACCACGAACCGCACGTCGGGGGGCGCCTCCGCGACGGAGGGCCACGCCGCGCCGGCCCACGGGCGGGACGGTCACCTCTCGAGCGCGGCCAGCCGGTCCGCCACGAGGGCGGGAATGTCGTAGTCGGTGTGCGCACCGGCGGTGGTGATGCGCCGGGCCCGCTCGTAGCCGGCGCCCCGGTACGCGGCCGCGGCCTGCGCGGTGGCCGCCCGGGCCGACCAGGACCCGGAGTCGGTCGCGTAGGCGCCGTCCCGGTCGCCGACGACCCAGGTCAGCGCCAGGTCCTCGGTGGCCGGTGTGGCCTCGGCGACCGGTTGCCCGTAGGTGCCGCCGCCGCCGATGAACGCGGCCCCGGACCCGTCCGGCAGCCAGTGCGTGTCCCCGCGCAGCAGGTTCCGGGACAGGAACTCCGCGCCCCCGGAGTAGCCGGTCACCAGCACCCCGGCGTCGGTGGTGGGGGTGATGTTGGTGGTGGCGAACTGGCGCACCGCCTCGGCGACGGCACCGGTGTTCCCGGCCCGCCAGCTGCGGGTGCCGTGGGGGGCCTCCACGAACACGAACGCCCGGTTGGTGTCCGCGGCGACCCGGGCCATCCGCGTGGCGAAGCGCCCGGACGGCTGCTCGGCACGGGCGGTGCCGTCCCCGTCGAAGAAGAACACCGCCCCGGCCGGACGGTCCCAGTCCACGCCCTCGGCGTAGTAGTGGTAGCTCAAGGAGATGCCGTTGTCCGCGCGGAACACCCGGTCGGCGCCGCTGACGGGGTGCCAGCCGGTCGAGCTGGTGGTCACGGCCTGCGCCGGAGCCGCGGCGAGCAGCAGTCCGCCGGCCAGCGCACCGCCGACGGCCGGGCGCAGGAGGCACCGCCACCAGCGGCGGGCCTGCCGGGTCGTGGTCGACGTGGTGATCGGAGTGAGGGTGTGCACTGGCCGTTCCTGTTCCCGTGATGGTCCCAGGAGATCGCCGCGGGCAGTTCCGGCCGGCACCCGGCACGCGTGCTGCTCCCGGGAGGAATCGGTCGGCTCCGGCCCATGAGGACGTCCGCCGGCACTGTCCCGGACACCACGAATGTCATTGCATGTACAGCCGGGAGCCTATCGGGACGAAACAGCCTGTGACAAGCTTGAACTCAGCGAGCGCCGGGTGCGCGGAGACCTCGAGCGACGGTCTGCGGCCGGTCGTTCCGGTGCGCCGGTGCCCGGGCGGCAGCCACGGACCGCGACGTGCGGGAGCCGGCGCCGGGCCGGCCCGTCGCACGGGACCCGGTCACCGCCGGCACCGGCCCCCGGCCGCCGCCCGCGCCTGCGCACTTTCTCACCACGTTAGAGTTGACCCAGACTTCGCGGGGCAGTTCCACCCCGCATGCGAGCCGCGCTCCGCGCGAGCCGGCCGCGCCACCGTGCCCGAACCCACCATGAAAGCGTGATCCGTTGACCACTTCCTCCCGTTCCTCCCGATCCTCCCGCAAGCCCAAGTCCCCGCCGCCGCTGCCCGCCGGGGGCCTGCGGGTGACCCCGCTGGGGGGCCTGGGCGAGATCGGGCGCAACATGACCGTGTTCGAGCACGCCGGCAAGCTGCTCGTCGTCGACTGCGGGGTGCTGTTCCCCGAGGAGCACCAGCCGGGCATCGACGTCATCCTGCCCGACTTCACCGCCATCCGGCACCGGTTGGGTGACATCGTCGGGATCGTGCTCACGCACGGGCACGAGGACCACATCGGTGGTGTGCCCTACCTGCTCAAGGAGCGCCCGGACATCCCGCTCATCGGCTCGGAGCTGACCCTGGCGTTCATCACCGCCAAGCTCACCGAGCACCGGATCACCCCGAAGACGGTGCACGTGGAGGCCGGTGACAAGCACCGGGCGGGCCCCTTCGAGTGCGAGTTCGTCGCGGTCAACCACTCGATCCCGGACAGCCTGGCCGTGGCCATCCGCACGGACGCCGGGCTGGTGCTGCACACCGGGGACTTCCGGATGGACCAGTTCCCCCTGGACGACCGGATCACCGATCTGCGCCACTTCGCCCGGCTGGGCGACGAGGGCGTGGACCTGTTCCTCACCGACTCCACCAACGCCGAGGTCCCCGGGTTCACCACCTCGGAGCAGGAGCTGACCCCGGCGATCGACCACGTCTTCGCCACCGCGCCGAAGCGGATCATCGTCTCCAGCTTCGCCAGCCACGTGCACCGGATCCAGCAGGTCCTCGACGCCGCCCACGCCCACGGGCGCAAGGTCGCCTTCGTCGGCCGGTCCATGGTCAAGAACATGGGCATCGCCACCGAGCTGGGCTACCTGAAGATCCCGCGCGGGCTGGTGGTCGACTTCAAGAAGCTGCGCTCCATGCCCGATGCGAAGGTCGCCCTGGTGTGCACCGGCTCCCAGGGCGAGCCCCTGGCCGCGCTCTCGCGGATGGCCAACGAGACCCACCAGATCCAGCTCAACCCCGGGGACACGGTGCTCATGGCCAGCTCGCTGATCCCGGGCAACGAGAACGCGATCTACGGGATCATCAACAAGCTCACCGACCTCGGCGTGAAGGTCGTGCACAAGGGCAACGCCAAGGTGCACGTCTCCGGTCACGCCTCCGCCGGTGAGCTGGTGTACTGCTACAACATCGTCAAGCCCACCCACGTGATGCCCGTGCACGGGGAGTCCAAGCACCTGCACGCCAACGCCGAGCTGGCGATCCGCACCGGCGTGGACCCGGAGAACGTGCTCATCGCCAAGGACGGCAGCACCATCGACCTCGTCGAGGGCCGGGCCCGGATCTCCGGGCGGGTGGAGGCCGGCCTGGTCTACGTCGACGGTCACACGGTGGGCAAGGTCACCGAGGAGACCCTCGTCGAGCGTCGTCTGCTGCAGGAGGGCGGGGTGGTCACCGTCGTGGCCATCGTCGACGCCGACACCAACGTGCTGGCCGAGCCGCTGGAGTTCATCGCGAAGGGCTTCGTCCACGACGAGCACATCTTCGACAAGGCCGCCGAGAAGGTCGAGCACGCCCTGGCCCGCCCGGCCACGCAGAAGCTGGAGGACCTCGACGAGCTCGAGTCGCTCATCGGCGAGACCGTGGCCCGCCACCTGGAGCGCGCCTACCGGCGCGCGCCGCTGGTCACCGCAGTCGTCATCGACGCCTGATCCGCGCCCCTCGGGCCGCCCCGGCGGGCTCTGCGCCCCGCGGGGGGGGCGGCCCACCGGTTCGTGCACCCCGTGGCGGAGCGGGTACCGTGGAGGAGCACGTCGGAGGGCAGTTCGCCCGGTGCCCGAACAGGGCGGGCCCGCCCTCCGCTCCGCGCGACCTCCGCACGGCGGTCGACGACGCCGGTGCGCCGCAGCACGTGCTCGCCCGTCCCGGCGGCCCCGTGTGCGGGCCTCCTCGACCGTGGCGGCCCCGTCCCCGGTGACCGCAGGGCCGGGGGGCACGCCGGGTCGGACCGCACCGGACGCCGGGCACCGGTCCACCCCGTGGGCGCTCTCCCCCCGGGTGAGCCGCGGCCCCGGAGACGGCGGTGCCGGCGTCCTCGCCCCCGCGGGCCCGGCACCGGACGCTGACCCTGCCATCGACCCCGACAGGCACCACCTCCCATGACGTACCCGACCACGACCACCACCCCGGCCGCGCCCGCTCCTGCGGGTGCGCATCCGCCCGGCCACCGCCCCGACATCCAGGGCCTGCGCGGGGTGGCCGTGCTGCTGGTCGTGGCCTTCCACCTGTGGACGGACCGGGTCTCCGGCGGGGTGGACGTCTTCTTCGTCCTGTCCGCGTTCCTGCTCACGGGCACGTTCGTGCGGCGGATCGAGCGCGGGAGGCCCCTGGCGGTGCGCGAGTACTGGGTGCGCACCTTCGCGCGGCTGATCGGGCCGATGGCGGTCATGCTGCTGGCCGTGCTCGCCGCGGTGCTGACCCTCTTCCCGCCCAGCCGGTGGGAGGAGCTGCTCTCCCACGTGTGGGGCTCGTTGTCCTACGTGCAGAACTGGGTGCTGGCCGGTCAGTCCGTGGACTACTACGCCGCCGACAGCGCCGAGACCACCCCGCTGCAGCACACGTGGTCGCTGTCCGTCCAGGGCCAGGTCTTCCTGCTCTGGCCGCTGTTGCTGGCCGGCTGCGCGCTCGCCGCCCGGTGGGCGGGGCTGCGCTTCCGCACGGTCGCCCTGGCCGTGTTCGCCCTGGTGTTCGCCGGCTCCTTCGCGTGGTCCCTGGCGCAGACGGCCGGCGCGCCGGCCTGGGCCTACTTCAGCACCGTCACCCGGCTGTGGGAGTTCGCCCTCGGCTCCCTGGCCGCCCTGGCGCTCGCCCGCTCGTCCCGCCCGCAGGACGCGTCGCGGAGGAGCCTCCCGGAGGCCGCGGCCCGGCCGGTGGGCGTGGCGCTGGGCTGGTCCGGGCTGGCCGCGGTCGTGGCCACCCCGTTCCTCCTCGACACCGGCGCCCGCTTCCCCGGCACCGCGGCCCTCGCCCCCACCCTGGGCGCCGCGGCGATCCTGCTCGGCGGCGCGCTGGCCCCCGGCAGACCGCTGAGCGCGGGGCGCGTGCTCGCGGCACGCCCGCTGCTCTGGTTCGGCGACCGGGCCTACGGGATCTACCTGTGGCACTGGCCGCTGCTGATCACCTACCTGCTGATCTCCGCCCGTGACGACGTTCCCGTCGTCGACGGTCTCGGCGTTCTCGCCGCCTCCGTGCTCCTCACCCGGGCCACCGCGCCGCTGCTGGCCGGCTGGCGGGCCCTGCCCGGGGTGCGCGCCGGCCACGGCCTCCGCCTGGCCGCCACCGCCCTGGTCGTGGCGGTGCCCCTCACCGGCGCGCACCAGTACACGGTCCAGCGCGATCCCTCCGCCGGCGTCGAGCGCACCCCGGAGAACTACCCCGGGGCCGCGGTGCTGCGCGGGGACGTCACCGAGGTCCCGGACGTGCCGATCATCCCCACCGGCGCCGAGCGCGAGGACGAGTGGGGGGACACCGGCGGGCCCTGTTCGCCCGAGGACGCCCCCGAGGGCATCGACGGCCTGGGCCACTGCCGGGTGATCGAACCCGACGACGGCGCTGACCCCGAGCGCACCGTCGTGGTGATCGGGGACTCCCACGCCCAGCAGCTGCTCACCCCGATCCACCGGGCCGCCGACGCCCAGGGCTGGAAGGTGGTCTCCTACCTGCGCATGGCCTGCCGCTACACGGGCGACGCCGAGCCGGCCGACGCCGAGTGCGGCGAGTTCAACGCCGCCGCCCGCCAGGCCGCCCTGGAGGCGGAGCCGGACGCGGTCCTGACCATCGGGACCCTGAGCCTCCCCGAGGCCCCGCACGAGAAGCTCGTCGACGGCTACGAGGCCGGCGTCCGCCCCTTCCTGGACGCCGGCATCCCCGTCCTGGCCTTCCGCGACAACCCGCGCTTCCCGTTCAGCATGTTCGCCTGCGTGGAGACCTACGGCCCCGACCGTGCGCGCTGCAATCCGCCCCGCTCGGAGTCCCTCCTCCCGGAGAACCCGCTCGAGGACCTGGCCGCCCGGCACGAGGACCTGCACCCGGTCGACCTCACGGACCGGCTGTGCACCGACTCCGTCTGCCCCGGGGTGGTGGGCAACATCCAGGTCTACATGGACCTGGACCACGTCACCTCGGCCTACGGCGAGACCCTCGCCCCCGACGTGGAGCACCGGATGCTCGAGGCCCTGGGCTGGCCGGACCGGCGGTAGTTCCGTGACGGCCACCTGAGCGGCCGGCCGAGCGGCCACCGGCGTGGCCAGGACCGCGGGGACGACAGCCCGGAGGATCCATCGGCAGCGGTCCCGCCGGCGCGCCGTCCCCGTGTCGCCACCGTCCAGGACCGCCGGGGCCGATCCGCGGGCTCAGGCGTCGACGGTCCGGGGCGCGGGGCGGGTGGCGCTCCCCAGCTCCACGGTCCGCCGCACGGACCACCACAGCAGGAGGACGAGGAGCGCGTTGCGCACGGTCAGGACGGCCGCCATCACCGGGTGCGCGTGGATGAGCGGGGTGTAGAAGAGCGGGTAGATCACGAACGTGGCCACCGCGATCCCCATCAGCAGCGCCGCCGGGGCCCTCCACCGCCGGCGGTCGTGCACCAGGCCGACCACGACGACCGGGGCGAGCCAGATCATGAACTGCGGGGAGCCGACCTTGTTGAAGACGATGAACACGGTGGTCATCATCAGCGCCCCCTCGTAGAGGAGCTCCTCCCGCTCGGCCCCGCGCCGGAGCGCACGGACCAGCAGGGCGGACCCCGCGAGGACGGCCAGCACGAGCAGGGGCTGCATGAGCAACGCTGTGAGCTCGGCGCCGGGCCCGTAGACCTCGGTGGAGTTGATGGCCACGTTGTCGGCCATCCGCGCCCCGGCCACGTCGAGGACGCTCAGCCAGACCCACGGGGTGGAGAACGTGGCCTCCAGCTGCATGCCGCGTTCGCCCTGGTTGACCAGGAAGTCCGCGATGCGCGCGATGCCGCCGGAGAGATACGTGCCGAGCACCACCGCCGCGGTGACCACCACCCCGGCGGCCACGACCTGGAGCCGTTGCCGGCAGGCGATGACCAGGGCGAGCAGGACGGCCGCCGGCCAGACCTTGATCCAGGTGGCGATGCTCAGCAGGACCGAGCCGAGCACCGGACGCCGGGCCGCCCAGAGCAGCCCGATGAGCACGATCGGGGCCGCGACGCCCTCCACCCGGGCGAACCCGAGATAGCCCAGGAAGACGGTGAAGACCAGCCACCACCATGCCGGGAGGACGCTGCGCGCCCGCCACGGGCCGCGGGTGAGACAGGCCAGTGCCACGGCGTTGAGCACCGTGATGATCAGCGTCCACACCAGCAGGTAGGGGCCGGGCCCGGCGATCCCGGCCAGGTGGATCGGGATCTGCGCCAGCACCGGGTACACCCACGGGCTGATGTCGTCCGCGCCGCCGGTCGGGTCGTACCCGGCCATGGCCCACCGGCGGTACTGCTCGGTGTCGCTGAAGGCGTCGCCGTGGACGACGAAGGACATCATCCAGCCCAGGAAGTAGAGGTGGACGACGGCGAAGCCCCACCACACGCTGGACGGGCGGGCGAACCAGGCCGCGGCACGGGCGGGCAGGACGGCGTCGCGCAGACCGGTCAGCCGGTCGCGGAAGGCGGCGGAAATCTCAGGACTCCTTGGCGGTGAGCACGGTGGTCGGCCGCGTCGAGCCGAGCCGGTACAGGCGGCGCCCCGACCACCACAGCAGCACCACGAGCATGGCGTTGCGCAGGGTCAGCACCAGCGCCATCAGCGGGTCGTTGTGGCTGAGCTCGTAGTAGAACAGCGGGTAGACGAAGAACGTGGCCACGGCGATGACGATCAGCATCGCCGCCGGCACCCGCCACACCGTCCGGTGGTGGGTCAGCCCCACGGCCACGGCCGACGCGAGCCACACCATGAACTGCGGCGAACCGACCTTGTTGAACACGATGAAGGCGGTCACCATGGTCAGCGAGCCGGCCAGCAGCAGCTCGGTGCGGT
Protein-coding sequences here:
- a CDS encoding ribonuclease J yields the protein MTTSSRSSRSSRKPKSPPPLPAGGLRVTPLGGLGEIGRNMTVFEHAGKLLVVDCGVLFPEEHQPGIDVILPDFTAIRHRLGDIVGIVLTHGHEDHIGGVPYLLKERPDIPLIGSELTLAFITAKLTEHRITPKTVHVEAGDKHRAGPFECEFVAVNHSIPDSLAVAIRTDAGLVLHTGDFRMDQFPLDDRITDLRHFARLGDEGVDLFLTDSTNAEVPGFTTSEQELTPAIDHVFATAPKRIIVSSFASHVHRIQQVLDAAHAHGRKVAFVGRSMVKNMGIATELGYLKIPRGLVVDFKKLRSMPDAKVALVCTGSQGEPLAALSRMANETHQIQLNPGDTVLMASSLIPGNENAIYGIINKLTDLGVKVVHKGNAKVHVSGHASAGELVYCYNIVKPTHVMPVHGESKHLHANAELAIRTGVDPENVLIAKDGSTIDLVEGRARISGRVEAGLVYVDGHTVGKVTEETLVERRLLQEGGVVTVVAIVDADTNVLAEPLEFIAKGFVHDEHIFDKAAEKVEHALARPATQKLEDLDELESLIGETVARHLERAYRRAPLVTAVVIDA
- a CDS encoding acyltransferase family protein, whose product is MTYPTTTTTPAAPAPAGAHPPGHRPDIQGLRGVAVLLVVAFHLWTDRVSGGVDVFFVLSAFLLTGTFVRRIERGRPLAVREYWVRTFARLIGPMAVMLLAVLAAVLTLFPPSRWEELLSHVWGSLSYVQNWVLAGQSVDYYAADSAETTPLQHTWSLSVQGQVFLLWPLLLAGCALAARWAGLRFRTVALAVFALVFAGSFAWSLAQTAGAPAWAYFSTVTRLWEFALGSLAALALARSSRPQDASRRSLPEAAARPVGVALGWSGLAAVVATPFLLDTGARFPGTAALAPTLGAAAILLGGALAPGRPLSAGRVLAARPLLWFGDRAYGIYLWHWPLLITYLLISARDDVPVVDGLGVLAASVLLTRATAPLLAGWRALPGVRAGHGLRLAATALVVAVPLTGAHQYTVQRDPSAGVERTPENYPGAAVLRGDVTEVPDVPIIPTGAEREDEWGDTGGPCSPEDAPEGIDGLGHCRVIEPDDGADPERTVVVIGDSHAQQLLTPIHRAADAQGWKVVSYLRMACRYTGDAEPADAECGEFNAAARQAALEAEPDAVLTIGTLSLPEAPHEKLVDGYEAGVRPFLDAGIPVLAFRDNPRFPFSMFACVETYGPDRARCNPPRSESLLPENPLEDLAARHEDLHPVDLTDRLCTDSVCPGVVGNIQVYMDLDHVTSAYGETLAPDVEHRMLEALGWPDRR
- a CDS encoding glycosyltransferase 87 family protein → MWWGFAVVHLYFLGWMMSFVVHGDAFSDTEQYRRWAMAGYDPTGGADDISPWVYPVLAQIPIHLAGIAGPGPYLLVWTLIITVLNAVALACLTRGPWRARSVLPAWWWLVFTVFLGYLGFARVEGVAAPIVLIGLLWAARRPVLGSVLLSIATWIKVWPAAVLLALVIACRQRLQVVAAGVVVTAAVVLGTYLSGGIARIADFLVNQGERGMQLEATFSTPWVWLSVLDVAGARMADNVAINSTEVYGPGAELTALLMQPLLVLAVLAGSALLVRALRRGAEREELLYEGALMMTTVFIVFNKVGSPQFMIWLAPVVVVGLVHDRRRWRAPAALLMGIAVATFVIYPLFYTPLIHAHPVMAAVLTVRNALLVLLLWWSVRRTVELGSATRPAPRTVDA